A single window of Paenibacillus sp. SYP-B4298 DNA harbors:
- a CDS encoding efflux RND transporter periplasmic adaptor subunit, translating to MSMRWWTEDSSNYNNEPDMNIKPSARSRWMKRALIVLLGASLAVTSGCSLLPAEEEEEVLPVINPPQISKKPEYTVTTKNLVSSVTGSGKLLSVQEETLSFTLDGKKLKSISVKPGDNVKAGQVIAELDVESMVKELRSDKLKFRSQEIQMKETLRKRDEITEIEFEEASIVFEQARQTILDKEADIAKAVLTAPFAGTVISVNVKKGDTIKSYDPIAVIADTSNLVVAANVSKDKLTQVAIGMPVEVDINNAGKHQGKVKQFPMKQEEGNNNSGNPNNNSEKPENFLIVELDKMPEGLNRGTPLSISIITNRKENAIVIPPSALRTIGSRTYVQVVDKDGKREVDVAVGQQTPTEIEILEGLKPGQKVVGK from the coding sequence ATGTCTATGAGATGGTGGACGGAAGATTCGTCTAACTATAATAATGAACCTGATATGAACATTAAGCCATCCGCGCGTTCCAGATGGATGAAGCGGGCGCTGATCGTGCTGCTTGGCGCGTCGCTTGCAGTAACCAGCGGCTGCTCCCTGTTGCCTGCTGAGGAAGAGGAGGAGGTGCTGCCGGTTATTAACCCGCCGCAGATCTCCAAGAAGCCGGAATATACAGTGACGACCAAAAACCTGGTATCATCCGTAACAGGCAGCGGCAAGCTGCTGTCCGTGCAGGAGGAGACACTGTCCTTCACGCTCGACGGCAAGAAGCTCAAGAGCATCAGTGTCAAGCCTGGAGACAATGTCAAGGCCGGTCAAGTCATTGCTGAGCTGGACGTCGAGTCGATGGTGAAGGAGCTGCGCTCAGATAAGCTGAAGTTCCGTTCACAAGAGATTCAGATGAAGGAGACGCTGCGCAAGCGTGACGAGATCACCGAGATCGAGTTCGAGGAAGCGAGCATCGTATTTGAACAGGCACGGCAGACGATCCTGGACAAGGAGGCCGACATTGCCAAGGCGGTGCTGACTGCGCCGTTTGCGGGAACGGTTATCTCGGTCAATGTAAAAAAGGGCGACACGATCAAATCCTATGATCCGATAGCGGTCATTGCGGACACGTCGAACCTGGTCGTTGCTGCTAATGTGTCGAAGGATAAGCTGACGCAAGTGGCCATTGGCATGCCGGTCGAGGTGGACATCAACAATGCCGGCAAGCATCAGGGGAAAGTCAAGCAATTCCCGATGAAGCAGGAGGAAGGCAACAATAACTCGGGCAATCCGAACAACAATTCGGAGAAGCCTGAGAACTTCTTGATCGTCGAGCTGGATAAAATGCCGGAGGGATTGAACCGCGGTACGCCATTATCGATCAGTATTATTACGAACCGCAAGGAAAATGCGATCGTCATCCCGCCTTCCGCGTTGCGAACGATCGGGTCGCGGACGTATGTGCAGGTGGTCGATAAGGACGGCAAACGAGAGGTCGATGTCGCCGTTGGGCAGCAAACACCCACAGAGATTGAAATTCTGGAAGGGTTGAAGCCGGGGCAGAAAGTTGTAGGTAAATAA
- a CDS encoding ABC transporter ATP-binding protein — protein sequence MKWWRKGKQGVATAVADKEGQGAIREGEADLASEVAATAEPGQDTSPESLNQKKTPTLKKQASLKQQPEEGSKAFVAPRPVPEGPLMEVKEVVRTFQVGGKPLHVLKEIHMQVQHQQLVMLRGRSGSGKTTLLNMLGGLDQPTKGEIWFNGMPFHKLSDNKRTVVRRQDMGFIFQAFALMPLLSAYENVELSLRMAKVPKAQWKPRVTEVMELVGLAKRMHHRPFELSGGEQQRVAIAKAIAHRPRLILADEPTAELDSNMSAQVMSVFRNIIETEGVSICMTTHDPTILEVADHVYEMVDGRFV from the coding sequence ATGAAATGGTGGAGAAAAGGCAAGCAAGGCGTCGCAACGGCTGTTGCCGACAAGGAGGGACAGGGTGCGATCCGTGAGGGCGAAGCAGACTTGGCTTCCGAAGTCGCTGCAACTGCTGAGCCAGGGCAGGATACGTCTCCCGAATCGCTCAATCAGAAGAAAACCCCAACTCTCAAGAAGCAAGCCAGCCTGAAGCAGCAGCCTGAGGAGGGCAGCAAGGCTTTCGTGGCGCCACGGCCTGTGCCGGAGGGGCCGCTGATGGAGGTTAAGGAAGTCGTTCGCACGTTTCAGGTGGGCGGGAAGCCGTTACATGTTTTGAAGGAGATACATATGCAGGTGCAGCACCAGCAGTTGGTTATGCTTCGCGGCCGGTCAGGCTCAGGAAAGACGACGCTGCTGAATATGCTGGGTGGTCTGGATCAGCCGACAAAAGGGGAAATCTGGTTTAACGGTATGCCCTTTCATAAGCTGAGCGACAACAAGCGGACGGTGGTGCGTAGGCAGGATATGGGCTTTATCTTCCAGGCGTTCGCGCTGATGCCGCTGCTGTCCGCTTATGAGAATGTCGAGCTGTCGCTGCGAATGGCCAAGGTGCCGAAGGCGCAATGGAAGCCGCGGGTAACCGAGGTGATGGAGCTGGTCGGCTTGGCCAAGCGGATGCACCATCGTCCGTTCGAGCTGTCCGGGGGCGAGCAGCAGCGTGTGGCGATTGCCAAGGCGATTGCCCATAGACCGCGACTGATATTGGCTGACGAGCCGACGGCGGAGCTGGATTCCAATATGTCGGCGCAAGTGATGAGCGTATTTCGCAATATTATTGAGACCGAAGGCGTTTCGATTTGTATGACAACGCATGATCCTACGATTTTGGAGGTTGCTGACCATGTCTATGAGATGGTGGACGGAAGATTCGTCTAA